A window of Chitinophagales bacterium contains these coding sequences:
- a CDS encoding AtpZ/AtpI family protein: protein MKYSTVAIEMAVTIGIGVGLGHLADNQFHITPYGKAAGALVFVIIAIYRAVRDFIK from the coding sequence ATGAAATATTCCACCGTGGCTATTGAAATGGCGGTTACAATTGGTATTGGCGTTGGCTTAGGGCATTTAGCAGATAATCAATTTCATATTACACCTTATGGTAAAGCCGCGGGGGCATTGGTGTTTGTAATTATTGCTATTTACAGAGCTGTAAGAGATTTCATTAAATAG
- a CDS encoding DUF4163 domain-containing protein codes for MKQLLFILSLLSLFACNNAKQVVKYTQQQVLVKDDTCQTNDCTTVNFKYIRFEGMAADSLNKIVQEMIGSSYFNDSFVVYAPKENAEKFIAVYRESRDEFPDHAAVWTLDKDLRVDTIFKNVITLRYDESSFAGGAHGNYYTQFNHFQLKPFKVLWLADFLNQPQDTFQVIKIAESVFREQQKLGAYDDLEEAGFFFEKGIFRLNENFHFTDKGIEFHFNIYEIQPYANGEYGLLIPYKKVEHLINKKMLQPFNTSNLVTSIFQ; via the coding sequence ATGAAGCAACTACTTTTTATACTGAGTTTACTGAGCTTGTTTGCATGTAATAATGCCAAGCAGGTAGTAAAATATACACAGCAGCAAGTTTTGGTAAAGGACGATACCTGCCAAACCAACGATTGCACTACCGTGAATTTTAAATACATAAGGTTTGAAGGAATGGCTGCCGATTCGCTTAATAAGATTGTGCAGGAAATGATTGGCTCTTCGTATTTCAACGATTCGTTTGTGGTATATGCTCCTAAAGAAAATGCCGAAAAATTTATTGCCGTATATCGAGAAAGCAGAGACGAATTTCCCGACCATGCAGCGGTTTGGACCTTAGATAAAGATTTGCGCGTAGATACCATTTTTAAGAATGTAATTACCCTTCGCTACGATGAAAGCAGTTTTGCAGGAGGCGCACACGGCAATTATTACACTCAGTTTAATCACTTTCAACTAAAGCCATTTAAAGTGCTGTGGTTAGCAGATTTTTTAAACCAACCGCAAGATACGTTTCAAGTAATTAAAATTGCAGAATCGGTTTTTAGAGAGCAACAAAAATTGGGCGCTTACGATGATTTGGAAGAAGCCGGATTCTTTTTTGAAAAAGGTATTTTTCGCCTAAACGAAAACTTTCATTTTACAGATAAGGGAATTGAATTTCATTTTAATATCTACGAAATTCAGCCGTATGCAAATGGCGAATATGGTTTGCTTATTCCTTACAAAAAAGTGGAGCATTTAATCAATAAAAAAATGCTGCAACCGTTTAATACATCTAATTTAGTTACCTCAATTTTTCAATAA
- the creD gene encoding cell envelope integrity protein CreD: MQETPSTFDRFNSWLRDSVTIKFLILGFLILLLLIPSSMVDNLIYERQSLRDSAIQEISSKWGMEQTIGGPVISVPYTASVKNEKGEMEARTYYAHFLPEHIKVNGEIFPQKKYRGIYVVVLYNGKLHVEGDFSNFNLQALNVAPQFLQFDKAFVSVGLSDMKGIKENILLKWNGEEKLFGPGIPSADIFSSGISVPINLSTESSYKFSFDIDINGSERMRFLPFGKVTEVALKGNWGDPSFEGAFLPDKKEITATHFTAAWKVLQLNRNYAQQGVGAFLPFAGNKFSEEENLRGSFGVKLLIPIDEYQKTMRSSKYAIMFICLTFLTLFFTEILNRKLIHPIQYLLIGFGVVLFYVLLLSISEHLKFDWAYLIAGLSILSLIVFYVWSMLRHVGLTAVVGGVVTVLYLFFYSLLQLEQYALLFGSIGLLLILATVMFLTRNINWYKLHEGEGRNS; the protein is encoded by the coding sequence ATGCAAGAAACTCCTTCTACGTTCGATCGCTTCAACAGTTGGTTACGCGATTCGGTTACAATTAAGTTTTTGATACTCGGATTTTTAATACTGCTGTTGCTTATTCCTTCGAGCATGGTAGATAATCTTATTTACGAACGGCAAAGCCTTCGCGATAGTGCCATTCAAGAAATAAGCAGCAAATGGGGAATGGAGCAAACCATTGGCGGCCCTGTAATTTCGGTGCCTTATACCGCTAGCGTAAAGAACGAAAAAGGAGAAATGGAAGCCAGAACTTACTATGCTCATTTTTTGCCTGAGCATATAAAGGTGAATGGTGAAATTTTTCCGCAAAAGAAATACCGCGGTATTTATGTGGTGGTGCTCTACAATGGTAAACTGCATGTAGAGGGCGATTTCAGCAATTTCAATTTGCAGGCATTAAATGTGGCGCCACAGTTTTTGCAATTCGATAAAGCCTTTGTAAGTGTTGGGTTGAGCGATATGAAGGGCATTAAAGAAAATATATTGTTGAAATGGAATGGAGAAGAAAAGCTTTTTGGCCCTGGTATTCCATCTGCCGATATTTTTAGTTCAGGCATAAGCGTGCCTATAAATTTAAGTACAGAAAGTTCATATAAGTTTAGTTTCGATATAGATATAAATGGTAGTGAGCGTATGCGCTTTTTACCATTCGGTAAGGTAACAGAAGTAGCGCTAAAAGGCAATTGGGGCGATCCTTCGTTTGAAGGTGCTTTTTTGCCCGATAAAAAAGAAATTACGGCTACTCATTTTACTGCTGCATGGAAGGTGTTGCAGCTAAACAGAAACTATGCGCAGCAAGGAGTTGGCGCATTTTTACCATTTGCAGGAAACAAGTTTAGTGAAGAAGAGAACTTGCGAGGTTCATTTGGTGTAAAACTCCTAATTCCTATTGATGAATATCAAAAAACAATGCGCAGTTCTAAGTACGCTATCATGTTTATTTGCTTAACATTCCTTACGCTCTTTTTTACCGAAATCTTAAACAGAAAACTTATTCATCCTATTCAATACTTATTGATTGGTTTTGGAGTAGTGTTGTTTTATGTTTTACTGCTTTCTATCAGCGAGCATTTAAAATTCGATTGGGCATACCTTATTGCAGGTTTAAGTATTCTTTCACTCATTGTTTTTTATGTGTGGAGTATGTTGCGCCATGTAGGTTTAACGGCTGTGGTAGGAGGTGTGGTAACGGTGCTTTATTTGTTTTTTTACTCGTTGCTGCAATTGGAACAGTATGCGTTGCTGTTTGGCAGCATTGGTTTGTTGCTAATCTTAGCTACGGTAATGTTTCTCACTAGAAACATCAATTGGTATAAGTTACATGAAGGGGAAGGGAGAAACTCCTAA
- a CDS encoding N-acetylmuramoyl-L-alanine amidase, which yields MSVLLVKVSIATPHFTVKTIVIDAGHGGKDPGAIGLNKTQEKDVALAVALNLGKKVKEAFPEVKIVYTRSTDVFIPLVERANIANKNKADLFISIHCNSSTNRTATGSSTYVLGLHKSEDNLEVAKRENAVIELEDDVDKNYDFNPNSPEGHIIMSMKQNAFLDQSIDIAARIETKLTGMHKSRGVKQAGFFVLYKTSMPSLLAEIGFISNPTEEKYLASSKGQEEIADGIFNAFTDYKNTIEKGTKVATNTTATKTSSNQEADNSIIANTNTPPKKATTNDDETPITAQPTAAKTARQETAAASTQPAATSATKPSNNNSNQQASTASTKKEVPATAASVQSEYAFYLQLLASAKPLSAYPKLQPLFGNIEVETLPNGIHRFMAGKFNSYEEAEKLQSKAAANGFPDAFVIAYKNGKRLDVNATKALKK from the coding sequence TTGAGTGTATTGTTGGTAAAAGTGAGCATTGCTACTCCGCATTTTACAGTAAAAACTATTGTAATTGATGCAGGGCATGGCGGAAAAGACCCCGGAGCAATTGGGTTAAACAAAACCCAAGAAAAAGACGTAGCGCTCGCTGTGGCACTCAACTTAGGCAAAAAAGTAAAAGAAGCCTTCCCTGAAGTAAAAATCGTTTACACACGCAGTACCGATGTATTTATCCCCTTAGTAGAAAGAGCCAATATTGCCAATAAAAACAAGGCAGATTTGTTTATTTCTATCCATTGCAACTCCTCTACCAACCGCACTGCCACAGGCAGCAGCACGTATGTACTCGGCTTGCACAAATCTGAAGATAACCTTGAGGTTGCCAAACGCGAAAATGCCGTTATTGAGTTAGAAGATGATGTGGATAAAAACTATGATTTCAATCCCAATTCTCCCGAAGGACACATCATTATGAGCATGAAGCAAAATGCTTTTTTAGACCAAAGTATTGATATTGCCGCACGCATAGAAACAAAACTTACCGGTATGCACAAAAGCAGGGGTGTAAAGCAGGCCGGTTTCTTTGTACTCTACAAAACTTCTATGCCTTCGCTATTGGCAGAAATTGGTTTTATTTCTAACCCTACCGAAGAAAAATATTTAGCCAGCAGTAAGGGTCAAGAAGAAATTGCCGATGGTATTTTTAATGCCTTTACCGACTATAAAAACACCATCGAAAAAGGTACGAAAGTAGCTACCAATACAACTGCCACCAAAACAAGCAGCAACCAAGAAGCCGATAATTCTATTATTGCCAATACCAATACGCCACCCAAAAAGGCAACTACTAACGATGACGAAACACCAATAACTGCCCAACCAACAGCTGCTAAAACAGCCCGGCAGGAAACCGCTGCTGCTTCCACCCAGCCCGCTGCTACATCGGCAACCAAGCCAAGCAATAACAATTCCAACCAACAAGCATCCACTGCCTCTACTAAAAAAGAAGTACCTGCAACCGCTGCTTCTGTGCAAAGTGAATATGCCTTTTACTTGCAACTTTTAGCTTCGGCTAAACCGCTTTCTGCTTATCCTAAATTACAACCGCTGTTTGGAAATATAGAAGTAGAAACACTTCCCAATGGCATACACCGTTTTATGGCCGGAAAATTCAACAGCTACGAAGAAGCCGAAAAACTACAATCTAAAGCTGCTGCAAACGGCTTTCCCGATGCCTTTGTTATTGCCTATAAAAACGGGAAGCGCTTAGATGTAAATGCCACCAAAGCGCTGAAAAAATAA
- a CDS encoding LPS-assembly protein LptD, translated as MSIFLFSTSAVAQQGGKSTSTRQALMGVRDTLAVADTLAPKRDTAKVEKVDTLALKFADSEIKNPINYTAEDSIVYDLETRTMLLYNKADVKYDNIALAADSVEFDWKTFTLSAGGKKNDSTGEVSGKPVFTESGKEYRAGRMAYNFKTKRGKIFDVITQEGEAYIHSEAVKRNEFEEWYSLRAKYTTCNLDHPHFYFQSKKVKVVPNKVLVTGPANLVVGGVPTPLFIPFGIFPAKQGRRSGLIIPKPGQDVQYGFFLREGGYFWAVNDYFNLKFTGDVFTNGTFGVNVGSQYKVNYKASGNIAFTYYRTQPADPDLPNAKATNAFGFQWNHTQDPKSMPNSNFSANINAQSSNFYNASRVTDSRVLQTQFNSGASFSRVFPGKPVSLSLNFNHAQNLLNKTVSIQFPVFRLNVSRITPFKQKISTGKPKWFENIGFQYSFEAKAVLNTYDSLFFRKETFTRDLKYGINQNFSIDAPITFFKYFNFNPAFNYQERWYFQKETKQWNPDTVYVVNEGTGKIDTLNGRVLNDTTFGFYGVRDFSVSASLTTKVTGVFNFKGKWVKAIRHIFTPLVAFTYKPDFGSPLWKYYTNVQSNAQGDMLNYSPYQISNPVGYGIPSQGQVGQISFQLNNNFDVKAYSKKDTVNHVQYLGILERFNISGGYNFLADSLRLQPFVFAGNSRILSNLVLNFNFVFDPYATDSNNRKINTFYYSKTGQLLRFSSANFALNATFQGKRKSGAAAAAPLPKGMSDYVSLNPDDYYDFNIPWTVNVAYNFDITRGTVQNPDTVVTTQSLRVAGDFNLTPNWKFAVSTGFDFMQKLPSLTNLSVIRNLHCWELSFNWTAFPVQLQQFVIELKVKSSVLQDLKLTRRRTFLQGGF; from the coding sequence TTGTCTATTTTTTTATTTTCAACAAGTGCAGTGGCGCAGCAGGGCGGAAAATCTACTTCTACCCGCCAGGCTTTAATGGGTGTGCGCGATACTTTGGCGGTTGCCGATACGCTTGCACCTAAGCGCGATACTGCCAAGGTAGAAAAGGTAGATACGCTTGCTTTAAAATTTGCAGATAGCGAGATTAAGAACCCTATCAACTACACTGCCGAAGATTCAATTGTGTATGATTTAGAAACGCGCACCATGCTGTTGTACAATAAGGCAGATGTAAAGTACGATAACATTGCGCTGGCAGCCGATTCTGTAGAGTTCGATTGGAAAACATTTACACTTTCTGCCGGAGGAAAGAAAAACGATTCTACCGGAGAGGTATCGGGCAAGCCGGTGTTTACTGAATCGGGAAAAGAGTATCGCGCAGGGCGAATGGCATACAATTTCAAAACCAAGCGCGGAAAAATTTTTGATGTAATTACCCAAGAAGGCGAGGCGTATATTCATAGTGAAGCTGTGAAGCGAAATGAATTTGAAGAATGGTATAGCCTTAGAGCCAAATACACTACATGTAATTTAGATCACCCGCATTTTTATTTTCAGTCTAAGAAGGTAAAAGTGGTGCCCAATAAAGTATTGGTTACAGGACCCGCCAATTTGGTGGTGGGTGGGGTGCCAACACCTTTGTTTATTCCTTTCGGTATTTTTCCGGCAAAGCAGGGCAGGCGTTCTGGTTTAATTATTCCTAAGCCGGGGCAAGATGTGCAGTATGGATTTTTCTTGCGCGAAGGCGGTTATTTTTGGGCTGTAAACGATTATTTCAATTTGAAGTTTACGGGCGATGTTTTCACCAATGGTACTTTTGGTGTAAATGTGGGTTCGCAGTATAAAGTAAACTACAAGGCCAGCGGTAATATTGCTTTTACTTATTACCGTACCCAGCCTGCCGATCCGGATTTGCCCAATGCAAAGGCCACCAATGCTTTTGGCTTTCAATGGAATCATACGCAAGACCCAAAGAGTATGCCCAACTCTAATTTTTCGGCAAACATAAATGCACAGAGTAGTAATTTTTACAATGCTTCCCGCGTAACCGATTCGCGTGTGTTGCAAACGCAGTTTAATTCCGGAGCTTCGTTTTCGCGCGTGTTTCCGGGCAAGCCGGTTTCGCTTTCGCTAAACTTTAACCATGCTCAAAATTTGTTGAACAAAACGGTGAGTATTCAGTTTCCTGTATTCCGTTTGAATGTGTCGCGCATTACTCCGTTTAAACAAAAAATATCAACCGGAAAACCAAAGTGGTTCGAGAATATCGGTTTTCAGTATTCGTTTGAAGCTAAGGCTGTGCTGAATACATACGATAGTTTATTTTTTAGGAAAGAGACTTTTACAAGAGATTTAAAGTATGGTATCAACCAGAACTTTTCAATAGATGCACCTATTACTTTTTTTAAGTACTTCAATTTTAATCCGGCATTCAACTATCAAGAACGATGGTATTTTCAAAAAGAAACCAAGCAGTGGAATCCGGATACTGTGTATGTGGTAAATGAAGGCACCGGAAAAATAGATACGCTCAACGGAAGAGTGCTCAACGATACTACTTTTGGTTTTTATGGAGTGCGCGATTTTTCGGTATCGGCTTCGCTTACTACTAAAGTTACGGGTGTATTTAATTTTAAGGGAAAATGGGTGAAAGCAATACGGCATATTTTTACGCCTTTGGTGGCATTTACTTACAAGCCCGATTTTGGTTCGCCACTATGGAAATACTATACCAATGTGCAGTCGAATGCGCAAGGCGATATGCTTAATTATTCACCTTATCAGATTTCTAATCCTGTGGGTTATGGAATACCATCGCAGGGGCAGGTTGGGCAAATTAGTTTTCAGTTAAATAACAACTTTGATGTAAAGGCGTATTCTAAAAAAGATACGGTAAATCATGTGCAGTATCTTGGCATTTTGGAGCGTTTTAATATCAGTGGCGGCTATAACTTTTTGGCCGATTCTTTGCGCTTGCAGCCGTTTGTATTTGCAGGTAACTCACGCATTTTAAGCAACTTGGTGTTAAACTTTAATTTTGTTTTCGATCCTTACGCTACCGATTCCAATAACCGAAAAATAAATACATTCTATTACAGTAAAACGGGGCAGTTGCTGCGTTTTTCATCGGCTAATTTTGCGTTGAATGCTACGTTCCAAGGTAAGCGTAAAAGCGGTGCTGCTGCGGCTGCTCCACTGCCTAAGGGTATGAGCGATTATGTGTCGCTTAATCCCGATGATTATTACGATTTCAATATTCCGTGGACGGTAAATGTGGCGTATAACTTTGATATTACACGCGGTACAGTGCAAAATCCCGATACGGTGGTTACCACACAATCGCTGCGTGTTGCCGGAGATTTTAACCTAACGCCCAATTGGAAATTTGCAGTTAGCACGGGGTTCGATTTTATGCAGAAGTTGCCTTCGCTTACCAATCTTTCGGTAATAAGAAATTTACATTGCTGGGAGCTGAGCTTTAACTGGACGGCCTTTCCGGTACAGTTGCAGCAATTTGTAATTGAACTGAAAGTAAAATCGAGTGTGTTGCAGGATTTGAAACTTACGCGCAGGCGTACCTTCTTGCAAGGTGGTTTTTAG
- a CDS encoding DNA translocase FtsK 4TM domain-containing protein produces MEEVVFENTFKEKKKKAATQEPDIAEEAKEKPQKPKQSKDNTNKKTVKKKEENFDTPVEEPNFLKDGRALKITGLLLLLFSFFLAVALTSFLFTVEEDQSLIHGNSLETLTDDSVKAKNALSRLGAVLANLFFNNLFGFSSFIVVAISFAAGFNLLLQKRIFNVLKMSINGLMLAIWFSAALAFTNYLVFPQSVLAWGGAIGNFLTGSYGWLTGLVGIPGVFATLVVAALVIGVAIYNISFGNMLHWFKRKEQPIAPSVENATAQAVDFAPDYRDPSENIFAKDNLEKETDTNTLDLEFDETIEVVTVQNKVVAPPASVEENLDLDIVETGEQEEVVVQNHNLTTPYDPTEDLSNYKMPTLNLLEEHGSEKINLDKEELERNKNQIVATLNNYQIEISKIKATVGPTVTLYEIVPAPGVRISKIKNLEDDIALSLAALGIRIIAPIPGKGTIGIEVPNINKEIVSMKSLLASDKFQNTSADLPICLGKSISNEIYVADLAKMPHLLMAGATGQGKSVGINSIIVSLLYKKHPSQLKFVLVDPKKVELSLYEALEKHFLAKLPGEADAIITDTKKVVTTLNALCVEMDSRYELLKKAGARNLKEYNAKFISRKLNPQNGHKFLPYIVLVVDEFADLIMTAGKEVEMPIARLAQLARAIGIHLILATQRPSVNIITGTIKANFPARIAFKTTSKIDSRTILDQGGAEQLIGRGDMLLSVGSDMLRLQCGFVDTPEVEMVRNYIAEQLGYPTAFELPEYIDPKSEKGSGGEDDFFADGERDELFEDAARIIVQNQVGSTSLIQRRMKLGYNRAGRLMDQLEEAGIVGENVGSKAREVKFKTEAELEAFLQKLRG; encoded by the coding sequence ATGGAAGAAGTTGTTTTTGAAAATACATTTAAAGAGAAAAAAAAGAAGGCTGCCACCCAAGAACCGGATATAGCTGAAGAAGCTAAAGAAAAACCTCAAAAGCCTAAACAGTCAAAAGATAACACCAACAAAAAAACCGTGAAAAAAAAGGAAGAAAACTTTGATACTCCGGTTGAAGAACCCAACTTTTTAAAGGACGGACGCGCCTTAAAAATTACAGGTCTGCTGCTGCTGCTATTTTCATTTTTTTTGGCAGTAGCACTCACTTCTTTCCTCTTTACCGTAGAAGAAGATCAATCGCTCATTCATGGAAATTCATTAGAAACACTTACCGATGATTCTGTAAAAGCTAAAAATGCACTGAGCAGATTGGGCGCTGTATTAGCTAATTTGTTTTTCAATAATCTCTTTGGCTTTTCATCTTTTATTGTTGTTGCCATTTCGTTTGCCGCGGGCTTCAACTTGCTGTTGCAAAAAAGAATTTTCAACGTGCTCAAAATGAGCATAAACGGTCTTATGCTCGCCATTTGGTTTTCTGCTGCACTAGCCTTCACCAACTATTTGGTCTTTCCACAATCGGTATTGGCGTGGGGCGGTGCCATTGGTAATTTCTTAACCGGAAGCTATGGCTGGCTTACCGGTTTAGTAGGCATTCCCGGAGTATTTGCAACCCTAGTTGTTGCCGCACTGGTAATTGGCGTAGCTATTTACAACATTAGCTTTGGCAATATGCTGCACTGGTTTAAACGCAAAGAGCAACCCATTGCACCCTCAGTAGAAAACGCTACTGCGCAAGCCGTAGATTTCGCCCCCGATTATCGCGACCCTTCCGAGAATATTTTTGCAAAAGATAACCTCGAAAAAGAAACGGATACCAACACGCTCGATCTCGAATTTGATGAAACCATAGAAGTAGTAACCGTGCAAAACAAAGTGGTTGCACCGCCTGCAAGTGTTGAAGAAAACTTAGATTTAGATATTGTTGAAACCGGAGAACAAGAAGAAGTAGTGGTACAAAACCACAACCTCACCACACCTTACGACCCCACCGAAGATTTATCGAATTACAAAATGCCCACATTGAACTTGCTCGAAGAGCACGGTTCCGAAAAAATAAACCTAGACAAAGAAGAGTTAGAGCGCAATAAAAATCAAATTGTTGCCACACTCAACAACTACCAAATTGAGATTTCAAAAATTAAAGCCACAGTTGGGCCTACTGTAACTTTGTATGAAATAGTGCCGGCACCGGGTGTGCGCATTTCAAAAATTAAAAACCTAGAAGACGATATTGCTCTAAGCCTTGCAGCACTTGGAATCCGCATTATTGCACCTATTCCGGGCAAGGGAACTATTGGTATTGAAGTGCCTAACATCAATAAAGAAATAGTTTCCATGAAAAGCCTTTTGGCGAGCGATAAATTTCAAAACACCTCAGCCGATTTACCTATTTGCTTGGGTAAATCTATTAGCAACGAAATTTACGTAGCCGACCTTGCCAAAATGCCACACTTGCTTATGGCGGGCGCCACAGGGCAAGGAAAATCGGTTGGTATCAACTCTATTATAGTTTCATTGCTTTACAAAAAACATCCTTCGCAATTAAAATTTGTATTGGTAGATCCCAAAAAGGTAGAATTGAGTTTATACGAAGCATTAGAAAAACACTTCCTTGCTAAGCTGCCTGGCGAAGCCGATGCCATTATTACCGACACCAAAAAAGTAGTTACTACACTCAATGCACTTTGCGTAGAAATGGACAGCCGCTACGAATTGCTGAAAAAAGCAGGAGCGCGCAACCTTAAAGAATACAATGCCAAGTTTATTAGCCGTAAACTAAATCCGCAAAACGGGCATAAATTTTTGCCTTACATAGTGTTGGTAGTAGATGAATTTGCCGATTTAATTATGACGGCAGGCAAAGAAGTAGAAATGCCTATTGCCCGCTTGGCACAGTTGGCACGCGCCATTGGTATTCACTTAATTTTGGCCACACAGCGCCCCTCGGTAAATATTATTACAGGTACTATTAAAGCCAACTTCCCAGCGCGCATTGCATTTAAAACAACTTCTAAAATAGATTCCAGAACTATCTTAGACCAAGGTGGAGCAGAACAACTTATTGGTAGAGGCGATATGCTTTTGAGCGTAGGCAGCGATATGCTGCGCTTACAATGCGGTTTTGTAGATACACCAGAAGTTGAAATGGTGCGCAATTATATTGCAGAGCAATTGGGCTACCCAACTGCATTTGAACTACCTGAATATATTGACCCTAAAAGCGAAAAAGGAAGCGGAGGCGAAGACGATTTCTTTGCCGATGGAGAACGCGATGAATTATTTGAAGATGCCGCCAGAATAATTGTTCAAAACCAAGTAGGCTCTACTTCGCTTATTCAACGCAGAATGAAACTGGGCTACAACCGTGCCGGACGCTTGATGGATCAACTCGAAGAAGCAGGAATTGTTGGTGAAAACGTGGGCAGTAAAGCCCGCGAAGTAAAGTTTAAAACCGAAGCAGAGTTAGAAGCCTTTCTTCAAAAATTGCGTGGCTAA